The stretch of DNA CCCTCCTTCCCGGCCCTGACGCCGAAGAGATCGACATCATCGCCAACGACGTCAAGTTCACCGACCCCGAAGGCAAGGGCAACACCTGGGAAATCGTCTTCAGGCACCCTACCAGTGGCTTCGGCCACGACAAATCCCAGGCCATCTTGCCTTACAGGGACTTGCCCCACAAGCCCACACTGTTCTTTTGCGGTGACGGTGTCTCCGACTTGTCTGCAGCCAAGCACGCCGACTTGTTATTTGCCAAGACTATGGAGAACGGTCACTCTGATTTGCAGACCTACTGCGAGACGCAAGGTATCCGACATGTGCCTTTTGTTGATTTGTACGTGcatcctttctctttaAATGGTAAAGCCGTTTCTGACACTTTCTAATCGCAGCACCAAGGTCCTTGAAAAGGTTCAGGAAGTCGTTGGCGGCAAGTCTGTGGACGAGGTtctcaaggaggagggcaaATAGAGTGTTACGCGTAAACAAACGATCGTGTAATTTCAAGCCAAAAATCAACCTGCTTATGGGAAAAAAATTGTCaagggggaaagaaggatacCATATTTGATACTGTATCTGCATACGCGGTTAGATTGGATAGACTGTAGCATGCATGAGTTATGGGTTTATTTGTGGAGTTTTGATTATTTTATTAAGGCTGGATGATGTCCTGCGCGTCATCGGCTGTGCTTGCTCAGTCACCACAGATTTCTCGCTGCTCAATTGTAACGAAACCAATCTTCAGCTTTTACATCTTGCATACTGCACTGTCATGGCCTGTTTTCTCCCCTCCAGCAGGGCCCCCGGTCCTATCCGCCTTGAAGACTCTTTGTCTGATATTATCCTCGAGAAATCGACCAATCTTGAGCTCCCGACCTATGACACTCTCGATGGTAGCGAAGAGCTCGAACAGCGCCTGAAAGCACTCAAAGACGAAATTCAGGATGCAAAGGTCGATTGGTAGTATGTATAAGCCTTCTTGTGCAATATGGAACGATATTAAAAAGGGGGATGCTAATGGCTTTCCTACCACAACAGCATAGTACCgagtgaagatgaacaCCAAGTCAGTCATCTCCCTTCATCTGTACATTGGCCGATATTAACGACTTGATCACCTAGTCTGAAGAAGTAGGAGATTCGGAGAAGCGCCGTCAGTACATATCAGGCTTCACGGGTTCAGCCGGTACCGCTCTCATCCCCTCCTCGACATCTCAATCAGCGCTCTTGTTCGTCGACTCGCGATACTGGATACAAGCAGAACAACAAGTACCCAAAGGGTGGAAAGTGGTCAGAGTCGGGTCAAGTAGCGGGggaggaagtgggagaGCGGATGCACAGAGTGGCTGGGTGGACTGGGTTGTGAACAAGCTGGAAGACGGGTCAAGAGTTGGGATCGATCCGAAACTCATATCTCTGGGTACtgtttttctttcctcgatGAATTTTGATCAGTGCTTACTTCCTTGCAACGTAGACCTTGTTCACTCGATCCAATCGCGCCTGTCATCAACAGACTCTTCCATCACCCTCGTTCCATTGTCGACCAACCTCATCGACAAAATCCGCAATGTCCCTGCCCGTTCCCTTGGCCCTATCAGCCCCTACCCTCTCGCTTTGTCAGGGGAGGATACGCCTTCCAAACTCTCTCGTGTTCGAAAGGCCATTTCGCAGGCTGTGGGAGGGAATAGGAAGAGCAAAGTAAAGGAATGGGTGTATATTCTACCTACATTACCTGCTATCGCCTGGCTGCTCAACTATCGTTGTCCTTCGGATATACCCTTCTGTCCGGTAGCTTATGCCTATCTCGTCCTCACACCGTCCCAGTGTGCTGTATTTGTGGATAAGCGTAAAGTTGAGAATGAGCTagatgagagatggaaaggggaagatgttgaagtGAGAGACTATGGAGTTGAAGAGGTAGGGAAATTTGTGAAGGCATTCGTAAATGAGAATTCAGAGGAGAGAAACGTAAGGGTATTTAGCCCTGCAGAGTGCAGTTGGGCTCTAGCCGAGGCATGTTCACCTGTAAGCTGCTAGaaccttctcttcaacaCCAGACCGAAGCTAATCGCCATTCTCTCTTTATCAAGTCCAAAATAGCCACCATCACTTGTCCCGTAGACGTCCTTAAAGCAGTGAAAAACCCTGTCGAACAGCAAAACTTTCGTAATGCATACCTCAGGGACGGACGGGCCATGGTCAGATGGTTGGCATggctggagaagatgttgcTCAAGAACGGGAAAAAGGTTGGAGAATGGGCTGCTGCTCAAGGCTTGacaagagaaaggagaaaggaagactACTTTGCGTGAGTTTTTATAACAAATAAACAGGGTTGACGAATTTGGGCTGATTGATATATTAAGCGGCCTTGCTTATGAGGACATCTCTGCTTCTGGTCCTAACTCTGG from Cryptococcus neoformans var. neoformans B-3501A chromosome 7, whole genome shotgun sequence encodes:
- a CDS encoding hypothetical protein (Match to ESTs gb|CF191539.1|CF191539, gb|CF188304.1|CF188304, gb|CF187081.1|CF187081), giving the protein MSAAAAAPESVLPYPPIKKDAKFVVLSDWDGTITDKDSNDFLTDKLGFGFEKRRALNLEVLDGRISFRDSFRQMLESIKVPFEECKEELMKNIKLDPGFEKFYTWCKQNGVPVVIVSSGMTPNIRGVLSTLLPGPDAEEIDIIANDVKFTDPEGKGNTWEIVFRHPTSGFGHDKSQAILPYRDLPHKPTLFFCGDGVSDLSAAKHADLLFAKTMENGHSDLQTYCETQGIRHVPFVDFTKVLEKVQEVVGGKSVDEVLKEEGK